A single window of Erinaceus europaeus unplaced genomic scaffold, mEriEur2.1 scaffold_576, whole genome shotgun sequence DNA harbors:
- the STX19 gene encoding syntaxin-19 — protein MKDRLQELKQRTKEIELSRERNASSTEAEEQGVFLQQAVVYEREPVAERHLHEIQKLQENINNFIGDVQNFEQQQKNLMASMRRFSLLKRESSIAKQIKSQAEHINRGLDNLVKEAKKSEVENGPSSVITRILKSQHAAMFRHFQQTMFIYNDTIAAKQEKCKTFIFRQLEVAGKDIPEEEVNDMLHQGKWEVFNESLLTEVSITKTQLSQIEQRHKELVNLENQIKDLRELFIQISLLVEEQGENINNIEMVVNGTKEYVHTTKEKFGLAVKYKKRNPCRVLCCWCCPCCSSK, from the coding sequence atgaAAGACCGACTTCAAGAACTAAAGCAGAGAACAAAGGAAATTGAACTTTCTAGAGAGAGGAATGCGTCATCTACGGAAGCTGAGGAACAAGGAGTATTTCTTCAGCAAGCTGTTGTTTATGAAAGAGAGCCTGTGGCTGAAAGACACCTACATGAAATTCAAAAGCTACAGGAGAATATTAATAACTTCATAGGTGATGTTCAAAACTTTGAGCAGCAGCAGAAGAATCTGATGGCTTCAATGAGGAGGTTTAGTTTACTTAAGAGAGAGTCCAGCATTGCAAAGCAAATAAAGAGTCAAGCGGAGCACATTAACAGAGGTCTGGACAATTTagtaaaagaagcaaaaaaatcaGAGGTCGAAAATGGCCCATCATCAGTGATCACAAGAATACTTAAATCTCAGCATGCTGCAATGTTCCGCCATTTCCAGCAAACTATGTTTATTTATAATGACACCATAGCAGCAAAGCAAGAGAAGTGTAAAACGTTTATTTTCCGTCAACTGGAAGTTGCAGGGAAAGATATTCCTGAAGAAGAAGTCAATGATATGCTTCATCAAGGAAAATGGGAAGTTTTCAACGAAAGTTTGCTTACAGAAGTCAGTATCACTAAAACACAACTCTCACAGATTGAACAGAGACATAAGGAACTTGTTAATTTAGAGAATCAAATAAAAGACTTAAGGGAACTTTTTATTCAGATATCTCTTCTAGTAGAGGAACAAGGAGAAAACATCAATAATATTGAAATGGTAGTGAATGGTACAAAAGAATATGTTCACACTACCAAAGAGAAATTTGGACTGgctgtaaaatataaaaaaagaaacccatgCCGGGTATTGTGTTGTTGGTGTTGTCCTTGCTGTAGCTCAAAATAA